From one Culex quinquefasciatus strain JHB chromosome 3, VPISU_Cqui_1.0_pri_paternal, whole genome shotgun sequence genomic stretch:
- the LOC6033994 gene encoding SAM50-like protein CG7639: MGSGKSKEPPVSGRKGDVDFTRYKARVDCVKIQGLGRTHDDYVQRATRDLFKATNFQDVIVETTNVKDNLMQLGIFKNLKIHIDVSKGPQATKNGYEVSFEGVELSRLTGSIGTELGQNDGAATAELTSPNIFGRGERLSLNYSYSYVRSSVLNLRLTKPYYHTVLGDYAPETSIGIFKHSSPAPASKFRTDETGVLLDFSFTLPFGLSNSLQYEIGMKEIFAMDKLTPFFVRENCGPKLAGIIRYIGVFEGRDSNVFPTNGVFVKTTQELMGSSLSQFGVMKSDVHCELNVPLFAGISLQMCGRVGMILNDKLKEGIPINQLFFPGGPQSLRGFEVSGACPYREGVAAGCQSYWTSGLHIWSPLPFSSYFGGFGNLFRTHLFYNFGTCNTFTTDKLRSTAGVGLAFRIGQKARIEFNYCQPLSFEPSDRVKKGFQFGIGYEFI; the protein is encoded by the exons ATGGGAAGCGGCAAATCAAAG GAACCTCCGGTGTCGGGTCGCAAGGGGGATGTGGACTTTACGCGCTACAAGGCGCGGGTGGACTGCGTTAAGATCCAGGGGCTAGGCAGAACCCACGATGACTACGTGCAGCGAGCCACCCGAGATTTGTTCAAGGCGACCAATTTCCAGGATGTTATCGTTGAAACGACCAA CGTAAAAGACAACCTCATGCAGCTGGGAATTTTTAAGAATCTTAAGATACACATTGACGTTAGCAAAGGACCACAGGCCACCAAGAACGGCTACGAAGTGTCATTTGAGGGCGTTGAACTGTCCCGTCTGACTGGCAGTATCGGGACCGAGCTGGGTCAAAACGATGGAGCAGCGACTGCGG AACTCACATCGCCCAACATTTTTGGACGGGGAGAGCGACTTAGCTTAAACTATAGCTACAGCTACGTGCGAAGCAGTGTACTTAATCTTCGCTTAACGAAACCGTATTACCACACTGTGCTGGGAGATTACGCCCCAGA AACATCGATAGGCATTTTTAAGCATTCATCGCCAGCGCCAGCGTCTAAATTCCGCACCGACGAGACCGGGGTGCTGCTGGACTTTTCCTTCACGCTACCTTTTGGTCTGAGCAACAGTTTACAGTACGAGATCGGGATGAAGGAAATTTTCGCCATGGACAAGCTAACGCCGTTCTTCGTCCGGGAGAATTGTGGCCCCAAGCTGGCCGGCATCATTCGCTACATCGGAGTGTTTGAGGGCCGGGACAGCAACGTGTTCCCCACGAACGGAGTGTTTGTCAAGACCACCCAGGAACTGATGGGCAGTTCGCTGTCTCAGTTTGGCGTTATGAAAAGCGACGTGCATTGTGAGCTCAACGTGCCATTGTTTGCGGGAATTTCGCTGCAAATGTGCGGACGAGTTGGAATGATACTCAACGATAAACTCAAGGAAGGCATACCCATCAATCAGCTGTTCTTCCCGGGCGGGCCGCAATCGCTGCGTGGCTTTGAGGTGTCCGGTGCTTGTCCTTACCGCGAGGGAGTGGCCGCCGGGTGTCAG tctTATTGGACGTCCGGTCTGCACATCTGGAGTCCACTTCCGTTCAGCAGTTACTTTGGAGGATTTGGAAACCTGTTTAGAACGCATTTATTCTACAATTTTGGAACGTGCAATACATTTACAACAG ACAAACTCCGCAGCACAGCCGGGGTGGGTCTGGCATTTAGAATTGGCCAAAAGGCGCGCATTGAGTTCAACTACTGCCAACCACTGTCATTCGAGCCGAGCGATCGTGTCAAAAAAGGTTTCCAATTTGGCATCGGGTACGAGTTCAtctag